In the Qipengyuania pelagi genome, one interval contains:
- a CDS encoding thymidine kinase yields MAKLYFYYASMNAGKSSTLLQADFNYRERGMRTMVWTARLDTRGQGMVRSRIGLEADAHLYDPDTDLWAAIRAAHDTQPLDCVLIDEAQFLTRDQVWQCARLADEAGIPVVCYGLRTDFQGELFPGSAALLGIADKLVELKGVCHCGRKATMNLRVDESGQAVSAGEQTEIGGNERYVALCRKHFTSALAG; encoded by the coding sequence ATGGCCAAGCTCTATTTCTACTATGCCAGCATGAATGCGGGGAAGAGTTCCACGCTGTTGCAGGCCGATTTCAACTATCGCGAGCGCGGGATGCGCACGATGGTGTGGACCGCGCGGCTGGATACGCGCGGACAGGGCATGGTCAGGAGCCGCATCGGGCTGGAGGCGGATGCGCATCTCTACGATCCCGATACCGACCTTTGGGCCGCGATCCGCGCGGCGCATGATACGCAACCGCTCGATTGCGTGTTGATCGACGAGGCCCAGTTCCTGACGCGCGATCAGGTCTGGCAATGCGCGCGACTGGCGGACGAGGCGGGCATCCCGGTGGTCTGTTATGGCCTCAGGACCGATTTTCAGGGCGAACTCTTCCCCGGTTCCGCCGCGCTTTTGGGCATTGCTGACAAGCTCGTCGAATTGAAAGGCGTGTGCCATTGCGGCCGCAAGGCGACGATGAATCTGCGCGTCGACGAAAGCGGCCAGGCCGTCAGCGCGGGCGAGCAGACCGAGATCGGCGGAAACGAGCGCTACGTCGCACTATGCCGCAAGCATTTCACCAGCGCGCTGGCGGGTTGA
- the rbfA gene encoding 30S ribosome-binding factor RbfA, translating to MAKHASSSEQQSVRVLKVGERVRHILSELLARGEAHDDVLRAHTISVTEVRMTPDLRNAKAYVKPLMGEDETAVLKALRTNTAFFQKEVAQRLGLKFAPRLSFQPDESFDEADRIERLLNDPKVARDLDD from the coding sequence ATGGCAAAACACGCGTCTTCGTCCGAACAGCAATCCGTCCGCGTCCTCAAGGTGGGGGAGCGGGTGCGGCATATCCTATCCGAACTGCTCGCCCGGGGCGAGGCGCATGACGACGTGCTGCGCGCGCATACGATCAGCGTGACCGAGGTGCGGATGACCCCGGACCTCAGGAACGCCAAGGCTTACGTGAAGCCGCTGATGGGCGAGGACGAGACTGCGGTGTTGAAGGCGCTGCGCACCAACACCGCCTTCTTCCAGAAAGAGGTCGCACAGCGGCTGGGCCTGAAATTCGCGCCCCGCCTGAGCTTCCAGCCCGACGAGAGCTTCGACGAGGCGGACCGGATCGAGCGATTGCTGAACGATCCCAAGGTGGCGCGCGACCTGGACGACTGA
- a CDS encoding site-2 protease family protein, with translation MTETLLLAAILVPCLIVAIVFHEVAHGWAALMLGDPTAKEQRRLSLNPIRHVDPIGTLLVPGALALFGGPIFGWAKPVPANARRLNNPRYGMMAVAAAGPGTNLVLALLGAVLFGVFAGIAFSAGEALPDWAVTAGGTFILINVFLALFNLLPIPPFDGSHIVGGLLPRRYARHWQKAQGLGMAFFVILIAATWAFPDSGIVEHVVLPPVMWAQQIFAGIADTVARMIAG, from the coding sequence ATGACCGAAACCCTCCTCCTCGCGGCCATTCTCGTGCCGTGCCTGATCGTCGCCATCGTCTTCCACGAGGTCGCGCATGGCTGGGCCGCGCTGATGCTCGGCGATCCGACCGCGAAGGAACAGCGGCGGCTGTCGCTCAACCCCATTCGCCATGTCGATCCGATCGGCACGCTGTTGGTGCCGGGCGCGCTGGCGCTGTTCGGCGGGCCGATCTTCGGCTGGGCGAAGCCGGTACCGGCGAATGCGCGGCGGCTGAACAATCCCCGCTACGGCATGATGGCGGTCGCGGCGGCGGGGCCGGGGACCAATCTGGTGCTGGCGCTGCTTGGCGCGGTCCTGTTCGGGGTCTTTGCGGGCATCGCTTTCAGTGCAGGCGAGGCATTGCCCGACTGGGCGGTGACGGCGGGCGGAACCTTCATCCTGATCAACGTCTTCCTGGCGCTGTTCAATCTCCTGCCGATCCCGCCCTTCGACGGCTCGCATATCGTCGGCGGGCTGCTGCCCCGCCGCTATGCCCGCCACTGGCAGAAGGCGCAGGGACTGGGCATGGCGTTCTTCGTGATCCTCATCGCGGCCACCTGGGCCTTTCCCGATAGCGGGATCGTGGAGCATGTCGTGTTGCCGCCGGTGATGTGGGCGCAGCAGATCTTCGCCGGGATTGCGGACACGGTGGCGCGGATGATCGCAGGATGA
- a CDS encoding GrpB family protein produces the protein MSNAVPVPHRREWVQDFQRESEIVRMALGPEAVALHHIGSTAIADIFAKPIIDILVEATSLEKIDARSHALQGAGYEAKGEYGISGRRYFRKSDDAGRRTHHLHVFVWGSDEAQRHLAFRDYLRTHSERAADYSALKMRIVGEWRGTDDYIARKDGLVKAIEGEALVWMRHRARHDPSG, from the coding sequence ATGTCGAACGCCGTGCCCGTGCCCCACCGCCGGGAATGGGTGCAGGATTTCCAACGGGAAAGCGAAATAGTGCGCATGGCGCTGGGGCCGGAGGCAGTGGCGTTGCACCACATCGGCAGCACCGCGATCGCGGATATTTTCGCAAAGCCGATCATCGACATTCTGGTGGAGGCGACCTCGCTTGAGAAGATCGACGCGCGCTCCCATGCCCTGCAAGGGGCCGGGTACGAGGCGAAGGGAGAGTACGGCATTTCCGGGCGCCGCTATTTCCGAAAGAGCGACGATGCGGGGCGGCGAACCCATCACCTCCATGTTTTCGTATGGGGATCGGACGAGGCGCAGCGGCATCTCGCCTTTCGCGACTATCTGAGAACGCATTCCGAGCGAGCCGCGGATTACTCCGCCCTGAAAATGCGCATCGTCGGGGAATGGCGCGGAACGGACGATTACATCGCGCGCAAGGACGGACTTGTGAAAGCGATCGAGGGTGAAGCGCTCGTCTGGATGCGCCACCGCGCACGCCACGACCCTTCCGGTTAA